In Rahnella variigena, one DNA window encodes the following:
- a CDS encoding oxygen-dependent tRNA uridine(34) hydroxylase TrhO produces MPVLHNRISNEELRARMLAETEPRTTVSFYKYFQLEDPKTFRDALYVSLTRLNVFGRIYVAKEGINAQISVPQSKFEAFKTELFSSHPALDQIRLNVALEDDGKSFWVLRLKVRDRIVADGIDDDTFDPSNVGEYLKAEQVNAMIDDPDTLFVDMRNHYEYEVGHFDKAIEVPSDTFRDQLPMAVDMLKEDKDKKIVMYCTGGIRCEKASAYMLHNGFKNVYHVEGGIIEYARRAKEQGLPVKFKGKNFVFDERMGERISDDVIAHCHQCGEACDNHTNCKNDGCHLLFIQCPTCAAKFDGCCSEICMTELKLPVEEQRALRAGRENGIKIFNKSKGLLQTTMHIPAPEND; encoded by the coding sequence ATGCCAGTGTTACATAACCGTATTTCTAATGAGGAACTCAGGGCGCGCATGTTGGCTGAAACAGAGCCGCGCACCACCGTTTCTTTTTATAAGTATTTCCAGCTCGAAGATCCGAAAACCTTCCGTGATGCTTTGTATGTCAGCCTGACGCGTCTTAACGTGTTTGGTCGTATTTACGTGGCAAAAGAAGGGATTAACGCGCAAATCAGCGTTCCGCAGAGCAAGTTTGAGGCGTTTAAAACCGAGCTGTTTTCCAGCCATCCGGCGCTGGATCAAATTCGTCTGAACGTGGCGCTGGAAGACGACGGTAAATCCTTCTGGGTGCTGCGTCTTAAAGTGCGTGACCGTATCGTGGCGGACGGGATTGATGATGATACTTTCGATCCTTCTAACGTGGGTGAGTACCTGAAAGCCGAACAGGTCAACGCCATGATTGACGATCCGGACACGCTGTTTGTTGATATGCGTAACCACTACGAATATGAAGTGGGGCATTTTGACAAAGCGATAGAAGTGCCATCGGATACCTTCCGCGATCAGCTGCCAATGGCCGTTGATATGCTTAAAGAAGACAAAGACAAAAAAATCGTGATGTATTGCACGGGTGGGATCCGCTGTGAAAAAGCCAGCGCCTATATGCTGCATAACGGTTTTAAGAATGTGTATCACGTTGAAGGCGGCATTATTGAATATGCGCGCCGTGCAAAAGAGCAGGGCTTACCGGTCAAATTTAAAGGCAAAAACTTTGTCTTTGATGAACGCATGGGTGAGCGTATTTCTGATGACGTGATCGCGCATTGCCACCAGTGTGGCGAAGCGTGCGACAACCACACCAACTGTAAAAATGACGGCTGCCATCTGTTGTTTATTCAGTGCCCGACGTGTGCGGCGAAGTTTGACGGTTGTTGCAGCGAAATCTGTATGACCGAACTGAAATTGCCGGTGGAAGAACAGCGTGCGCTGCGCGCTGGCCGTGAAAACGGCATCAAGATTTTCAATAAGTCCAAAGGCCTGTTGCAAACCACCATGCATATTCCTGCTCCGGAAAACGACTGA
- a CDS encoding YceI family protein produces the protein MKKTTLGLTLASLLLAAGSATAANYKIDKEGQHAFIEFRIKHLGYSWLYGSFNDFDGGFTFDEKDPAADKVNVTINTTSVFTNHAERDKHLRSAEFLNVGKHPQATFKSTSVKKEGEDLEVTGDFTLNGVTKPLTLQAKLLGQGKDPWGGYRAGFEAAGTIALKDYGITTDLGPASQNVELIISVEGVQEK, from the coding sequence TTGAAAAAAACCACTCTGGGACTGACGCTGGCATCCCTGTTACTGGCCGCGGGTTCTGCCACCGCAGCAAATTACAAAATTGATAAAGAAGGTCAGCACGCCTTTATCGAATTTCGTATCAAACATTTAGGTTACAGCTGGCTCTACGGCAGCTTTAACGATTTTGACGGCGGATTCACTTTCGACGAGAAAGACCCAGCGGCGGATAAAGTGAATGTGACCATCAACACCACCAGCGTATTTACCAATCATGCCGAACGTGACAAACATCTGCGCAGCGCTGAATTCCTAAATGTCGGCAAACATCCGCAGGCAACGTTCAAATCAACGTCAGTGAAAAAAGAAGGTGAGGATCTGGAAGTTACCGGTGATTTCACTCTCAACGGCGTCACCAAACCGCTGACCCTTCAGGCCAAATTGCTCGGTCAGGGCAAGGATCCGTGGGGCGGCTATCGTGCAGGCTTTGAAGCCGCAGGCACTATCGCGCTGAAAGATTACGGCATCACCACCGATCTGGGTCCTGCGTCTCAGAATGTGGAGCTGATTATTTCCGTGGAAGGTGTGCAGGAGAAGTAA
- a CDS encoding cytochrome b — MLWKNTPVRFGHISVILHWIIALAVYGLFALGLWMVGLGYYDTWYHRAPEIHKSIGVLVFIAMVFRLAWRFISPPPAPLESYSAKTRIGAWLAHVLLFIGLFGILISGYLISTAEGQAVSVFGWFELPATLFGLNQQADIAGTLHLWLAWGIVIVSGFHALAALKHHFIDRDSTLTRMLGR; from the coding sequence ATGTTGTGGAAAAATACGCCCGTCCGGTTTGGTCATATTTCAGTAATCCTTCACTGGATTATTGCACTGGCCGTTTACGGATTATTTGCACTGGGATTGTGGATGGTCGGACTGGGTTATTACGACACCTGGTATCACCGAGCGCCGGAAATACATAAAAGCATTGGCGTGCTGGTGTTTATTGCCATGGTATTTCGTCTGGCCTGGCGCTTTATTTCACCGCCGCCTGCGCCTCTTGAAAGCTATAGCGCGAAAACCCGGATCGGCGCGTGGCTTGCTCATGTTCTGTTATTTATCGGGTTGTTCGGCATTCTTATAAGCGGCTATCTCATTTCGACCGCTGAAGGCCAGGCCGTCAGCGTCTTCGGCTGGTTTGAACTTCCCGCGACGCTGTTCGGATTGAATCAGCAGGCGGACATTGCAGGCACCCTGCATCTGTGGCTGGCGTGGGGCATTGTGATTGTCTCAGGGTTCCACGCGCTTGCAGCGCTTAAACATCATTTTATTGACCGCGACAGCACCCTGACACGCATGCTGGGGCGCTGA